The Bacillus zhangzhouensis region ATGCTTGACGAGAATTTTCTTCATTTTTCGTTCAAAATCTCTTCTTGGGATCATCACGCTGTGTCCGCAGCCTTCACATTTAATGCGGATATCCATGCCTAAACGAATGACCTTCCACCGATTGGCACCACATGGATGGGGTTTTTTCATTTCAACAACATCATGTAACCCAAACGCTTTGTCTGCCATCAGCCTTCACCTCTCTTGCTCACTTCATTGAATCTATTGTACAAAAAAACGGCGATGGAGGGCAATGCACAAAACAAAGAGTCTCTTTCAATCGTTCATCCTATTCTTTTTTAGAGAAAAAACCCTTCTTTTAGATCATTTTATTTGTGACCAATAGTTACTTAAACTCCGTTTTTTTTCAATATTGTCACAAACACTGTAGGTCAAAAGGTTTTTATTGGTATAACGCGGTGGTATTTCCATATTTTTTGATTTATGATATCTGCATAAATGTTATGTGAGGGAGCAGGTACGATGGTCAATCGAAAGGATAGATTAACTGATAAAGAATATAAAATCATATCCGATCATGCTGGAAATATAGACAATTACCAGCAGCACCATACGATAGAAATAGGTCAGCAAACACTCACTGTCCATGATTTTCTAAAGATCGACCAAAAATTATATGGTTTAACGATGCAGCCGGCACAATCAGATGAATTCATCGTCGCTTTTCACTGTCCGCTGCCAACTCAAATGACGGTGACATCTAAACAAGATGTACACAACGCAACACAGTCATTGCTCAAAACAGACTATGCCTATCCAATCGAAAGAAAGTCCCTTGACGGGAATCAAGACCATGTCTTTTTTAAAGGGAAAGAATACATAGAGAAAGTCTGTCAGAAGCATCCGAATGCAGGTATCCATCTCACTGGACAAGCCCTTGCCGGTGCTGTTTGTGCTTATGTTGCAACAGAACAGCCAGCTGTCAAAAAAGCCGTCACCTTTGACAGCCCAAATATATGGAGCAGCCTGTCGCCTTCGATTCAGCAAAAGGCGCAGCAAGGTCAATATACAAGCATGTTGACTGAATATATTCAGCCTAGTCATTACGTCGGTTTACTCAATCGTCATGATCAAGGGGTTGGACAAGTCAAGTACACCGTACCGCCACGGCAGCAAGACTCAGTCCAAGAATCTGTTAACTACAAAAAAAGGGAAATTGACACCTTTTTAAAATCAGCTTTTGCATCTCTGAATATAGAATGGAACGAATCCTTTGATACAAATGCTTTTTTAGCTATCGTTTCAGGAGAATTCAAAACAAATGGATATTCATTCCATCCTAATGGATCTGCCCGTATTTTAGATGAACAGCTTGATCATAATACAAGTTTTACAACCATGCTGCTGCAAGAAATTCATTCTGGACGTGCATATACACAAAGCGGACTTGAAATTATCATAAAATCCCATTTATTGAAAAATTCATCCTATGATCTGCAAAGTATTATTGAACATGAAGTGCACACTGTATTTGAGAAAATCGATGGAATTGATGAAAGTGTAAAAGACGCCGTCCATCACGTAAAACAAGAGCTCAAAGGACTCGTCGGCTTTGGCCACTATGATTTATTAAGTCATCGTGATGTAGAAGCACTGGTGGAGGAAGTGAGGATGGAACAGACGCATTCCTCCTTTTATTCACACGAAAAACAACTGAATGCCTTGTACACCCTGAGAGATTACGAACAAGAGCTTTCTGCCCTTTCAAGACATATGTACACAATGGGTGAGGACTACGCCAAGGCAGATAGACGCCTTGCAGTACAAATGGGTATTCATTAAGAAAGGAGTCATCACATGATCAATCAAAATAAACCTCCTAGTGACGCCCAGCGTTTCTTGCAAAATGTGAGTGCTCGCCGCTCCATGTCTGTATTTGAAAATCAATCGGCACCACACACACAAACACAGTCTCCTGAAGAAATTGCCGCCATTCAGGCCATGCGCAGAGAAGGGCAGCGAAAGGATCTAAAACGGCTACTCAAAATGCGGCTGCACGACGAATTAGCAAATACTCGCGTGCACTTGGAGTATCAATTGTCTAAAGTAGAAGACATGATAAACCAGACGACCATTGTCAAACAACACATCTCCCAGCATTTAAAGGGACAGGCCATTTCAGAACTAGAAGATCGCCTCCAGCGTCTCAAGCAAATGCCTGTCTATGATGATATCAAAGAAGCTATTGATTCAATTCAGATCAAATAAGCACAGCTCTTAAAAAGGGAGGTGCTTATTTTATTTTATCAATATAATTTTTAGTAGGAGAAAATATCTTTTTACTTAAAATCGGATACAGTATTAAACAGACGAGCAAATAAAGATTCAACAAACTATAAATCGGATACAAGAAAGCAATCAAATCAGCAAATCCAAGAGATGTTAAAGGTGCCATCAAAAGAAGCATCACCAATACAACCAGCCAGCGGGGCATTCGTACAAAAGAAAGCATCCGGCTGGATAATCCAAATAAACCTGCTGCTGTCGTCGTATAAATTGCTAGACAAAGGACAACGGTCATAAACACAAACAAAGACGTCGGCGCTCCTTCTAATACTGTAAACAAAGGAATTCCCTCTGCTGAAAGGCTTCCAGAAATATCAACCAGTATTTCGTTATACACATACGAGATGACACCAAAAATAAGACCGCTTAATATACTCGCCACTTTGGCTTCTCCAAGCCCCTTCATTTCCTTCCCCACCGAAGACAGCACTGCCACAACAGATAATATATTCAAAGAAGCAAAGACAATGCTGGCAGGCCAATTGTACTGGTGCCCAAAATCAATCCGCCACATATGATCATGGTTCATATAATAAAAAACAAACGCATAGATGAGCCCCGCCACCAAAATTGGTATAATGAAAGCATTCACAGATAAAAGCCCTTTCACATCCCAGAAAAAAATCATAAATGAAAACAAACAAAATGTGCCAATGCCAACCCAAAAAGGCACATGATACATCTCAAGAGTCACCCCGCCGCCGGCAATCATGATCGTCGTTGTCGTGAATAAATAAAGGACAATTAAAACGTCATACACCTTAGCCAGCCATGGACCGACAAGCCGTTCCAGCACTGGTACAAAGTGATCGGCACGCACCTCATAACTGATTTTTAACACCACATAGGTAGACAGCATAAACATCAATGTAAACAGTAGAATGGCTAGTCCGCTGTCAACGCCAAAAAACTGCCAAATTTCCTGGCCGGAAGCATATCCCGCTCCTATTAAGCTTCCTAAAATTAAAAGCGTCCACCTTGAACCAGCCTTCCACATAATCATCACCTCATAGGTATAGAATTAAGCTTGTTTCCGTATACTGTTACTAACTACTATGACAAGGAAGTGAGACCTATGAATAGCAAGAACGGTCTTTTTTTTAGAAATAGGGTAAAAGAATACGTGTCCCATACGGATACAAATGCCATTCAACAGCTTAAAAGTATTTTATTCTCGCATCTTCAGAAAGCAGGAAAAAGACCCGTTGCCATCGTTTGTATTGGAACAGACCGCTCAACTGGCGACTCTCTAGGTCCACTTGTTGGTACAAAGCTTTCCGGTCTGAATTTGAAAAAGCTTCATGTATACGGAACACTCTCTGATCCAGTGCATGCAGTCAATTTAAAAGAAAAACTCGCTGAAATTGAACAAGCTCATAAACACCCATTTATTGTAGCGGTTGATGCCTGTTTAGGAAGAGTGAAAAGTGTTGGTTCCTTCCAAATTGGAGATGGGCCGTTAAAACCTGGAGCTGGTGTGCAAAAAGAGCTGCCAGAGGTAGGAAATATTCATATTAATGGGATCGTCAATGTGAGTGGTTTCATGGAATACTTCGTTCTCCAAAACACACGTCTGCATCTTGTCATGTCTATGGCCAATACCCTTTCTGAAAGTCTATCTCACATTGACCAAATGGATTGGACGAGGGAAAAAAGCCGGTCTCTCTTCACCCCTATTCAAAATATCACTGGGAGAATATAAAAAAGACCATCTCATATCAAGATGGTCACTCTGATGATTCCCTCGTAGAAAGCAATTCAAGGATTCTTTCTAAATCTTCATTTGAGAGGAATTCAATCTCAATTTTCCCTTTTTTCTTCTGTTTCTTGATCGTTACGGAAGTACCAAAGTAGTTTTGTAAGAAAGACTCTCTTTCTTTCAACACTCGATCCTTTGGTGCTTCCTTTTTCTTTGTTTCACGTGGAACATTTTCGTTTAACTGCTGAACAAGTTTCTCAACCTGGCGTACATTCAATCCTTCATCTACGATTTTCTTTACCAAAGGCGCTAGCTTCTTTTTGTTCTTCAAACTAAGCAGTGTCCGGCCATGTCCCATTGATAACGTTCCATTTGCAATCAGCTTTTGTATGTCATCCGGTAAAGTCAACAGACGGAGATGGTTCGCAATATGCGGTCTGCTTTTCCCTAATCGCTTCGCTAATTCCTCTTGCGTCACACTTAGATGCTCCAGTAAGGAAGCATACGCTTCCGCTTCCTCTAGTGGAGAAAGATCCTCGCGCTGCAGGTTTTCTAAAAGGGCAATTTCTCTCATTAGCGTTTCTGAAAACTCTCGAACGATCGCAGGAATTGTTGTCAGACCAGCTTGTTGTGCTGCGCGAAAACGGCGTTCGCCAGCTACAATGTCATATCCTTTAATCGATTTACGAACAATGATAGGCTGTAAAACACCGTGCTGCTGAATCGATTTTTTAAGGTCAGATAATGCATCATCATCAAACGTTTTCCTTGGCTGATACGGATTTGGACGCAAATCCTTTAATTTAATTTCTTCAACCGTTTCTTCATTTGAGTCTACGTTGTTAAATAGTGCATTAATACCCTTTCCAAGACCTTTAGCCATTCGCATCCACTTCCTTTGCTAAGTCTAAATAGACATCTGCACCTCTTGAACGTGGATCATACAAGATTATAGGCTTTCCATGACTAGGCGCTTCACTCAGCCTCACATTTCTCGGAATGACGGTTTGATAGACTTTATCTCTAAAGTACTTCTTCACTTCTTCAATTACCTGAATCCCAAGATTTGTTCGGGCATCGAGCATTGTTAGCAAGACACCTTCAATGGCAAGATCAGTATTTAAATGTTTCTGCACGAGACGAACTGTGTTTAACAATTGGCTCAATCCTTCAAGCGCATAATATTCGCACTGAACTGGTATTAAAACCGAATCGGATGCAGTTAACGCATTAATCGTCAGTAATCCAAGTGATGGCGGGCAGTCAATAATCATATAATCATAATTCTGCTTAACCGAATCAAGTGCTCTCTTCAGTCGCACTTCACGTGAAATTGTAGGTACAAGCTCTATTTCAGCCCCTGCAAGCTGTATTGTCGCAGGAATGACATCAAGATTTTCGACTTCTGTCGTCTTAATCACATCAAGAACATCTGCATCATCAACTAAAATATCGTACACACACTTCTCTACGTCGGCCTTCTCAATCCCAATACCACTTGTGGCATTGCCCTGCGGATCAATATCGACTAACAACACTCGTTTGCCTATGTATGCTAAACACGCACCCAAATTAACAGAAGTTGTCGTCTTCCCGACACCGCCCTTCTGGTTGGTAACCGCTATAATTTTCCCCACGATGTCACCCACTTTCAACTTAACAAGTTTCTCATTCATTTATACTTCCTATTCTATCAAAAAAAGTATGAAACGTTTGCTTTTTTTGTTTCCCTATTATAAATTCGTCGGTAAATATGCCTTTTCGTACATAAAAAAACGAATGAAAACACACCCAAATAGTATATTGATATATCTTTTTACGTGTCGAAACTCAAATTGTACAGCATTTGCTCACAATAGCATCAGACTGGGTTATTGTGTGTTCACACGTCTTCAATTTCTCGCAAGTCATTCGGCTCAACTTCAGCAATCACCAAGTTGAATTTCTTTTGCAAAAGCCAAACAGTCAATAACAAATTATAACAAGAGCAAAAAAGCTGACGAGTGGCCTCATCAGCTTTTTTCTATTTAGGAATTCGAATTGTTAATTGGATATATTCCTCAAACTCTTCTTCCTCAGTATTTATTTTAAGTCCGCTGTCTTCTACCATGTGGAGAGACTGACGAATGGTATTCATCGCAATTCGTGTATCACGACTAAACGCCTTACGTTTTGGCTTCGGTTTGCGATCTGTTTTTTGTTCAAGCATCTTCACTACACGCTCTTCAGTCTGTTTCACATTCAACTGCTTTTCGATGATTTCCTGCAATAGCGCGATTTGTAATTCTGGAAGCTTTAGGGGCACAAGTGAACGTGCATGCCGTTCAGAGATTTTTTTCTCTAAAATGGCCTGCTGTACCTCTTCAGGCAACTTCAAAAGTCTTAATTTGTTTGCAACAGTTGATTGTCCCTTGCCTAAACGCTGAGCAAGCGCCTCTTGTGTTAAATCATGGAGCTCTAAAAGACGTGCATAAGCATGAGCCTCTTCAATAGCAGACAGCTCTTCTCTTTGCAAATTTTCAATCAACGCCACAGAAGCCGTTTCCGTATCAGTAAAATCTTTTATAATAGCGGGGATTTTCTCCCATTGAAGAGTCTTTACCGCTCTCCAACGTCTTTCGCCGGCGATCAGTTCATATATTCCTTCTTCTTCTGTTGGTCTAACAACAATCGGTTGGATAATGCCATGAGTATGAATCGTCGTGGCCAGCTCTTGTATCTTTTCTTCTGAAAAAATGGTGCGTGGCTGAAAACGGTTTGGCATAATTGTGTCGACCGGGAGCTCCTGTATCTCTTCCTTTAATGTATCATGCTCAGCAATCTCTGCCTCTATTTCGGTTTCACGCTCAGGATGTTCTTTGTCACCAAGCCCGAAGAAGCGTGAGAGTGAATGCTTCATGAACCTACACCACCTTTAAAAACTACCTTTTTATAATTCTATTTTCTCATGTTTTTTCCTTCTGTAAAAACGTAAATATTGAAGAAAAACCGACCTTTTACATGATCAACCTTCTATTGGTGATTTATTAGGTGTTCCTGGTTTTCTAGGATATTTTTTTGGTGTTTGCTTTTTCTTTTCAATGACAATGATGTTCCGTTCGCTTTCTTCTAAAGGAAGAACAAAGGAATGCTTTTCAACAACCTCTCCTCCGAGGACTGTGACGGCTTTTTTCCCTGCCTGCATTTCTTCATCAGCGGCAGATGCTTTTAAAGCAACAAACAATCCTTCCTTTTTCACTAGAGGCAGACATAGTTCGCTCAAGACGGATAAACGCGCAACTGCTCTAGCAGTGACAAGATCATAACTTTCACGCTTTTCCTTACGTTGTCCAAACGTTTCCGCACGATCATGATAAAAAGTAGTATCTTGTAAGTTTAATCCTTTTGCTAACTCATTGAGAAACGTAATTCGTTTCTGAAGAGAATCAACAATGGTCACATGTAGATGAGGGAAACAAATTTTAAGAGGAATGCTTGGAAAACCAGCACCAGCTCCAATATCACAAATCGTCGTCACTTTGTGAAAATCAATAAAAAATGCTGCTGAGATTGAATCATAAAAATGCTTTAAATACACTTCTTCCTTTTCAGTAATGGACGTTAAATTCATTTTCTCGTTCCATTCTACAAGCATGCGGAAGTAGGTTGCAAATTGTTCAAGCTGCACAGGAGAAAGAGTGATCCCTTTCTCCTCTAGTGCTGCTGTAAATTGTTCAATGTTCATGCCGACATCCTTTCTATTCTGCTATCTTCGCAATACGCCCCTGCTCTAAATATACTAAAAGGATAGAAATATCAGCAGGGTTAACGCCTGAAATACGAGAAGCCTGTGCAACAGAAAGCGGTCGGACTTCTTTCAACTTTTGTTTCGCTTCAGTTGCAATCCCTTTGATGGCGTCATAATCAATACGATCAGGAATCTTTTTATTCTCCATCTTTTTCAGTTTTTCAACTTGCTGGAGCGACTTTTCAATATAACCTTCGTATTTTATTTGAATCTCTACCTGCTCACACACCTCAGAAGGAAGCGGTGTTTCGGCAGGAG contains the following coding sequences:
- a CDS encoding DUF951 domain-containing protein, which produces MADKAFGLHDVVEMKKPHPCGANRWKVIRLGMDIRIKCEGCGHSVMIPRRDFERKMKKILVKHEEPTA
- a CDS encoding hydrolase, with translation MVNRKDRLTDKEYKIISDHAGNIDNYQQHHTIEIGQQTLTVHDFLKIDQKLYGLTMQPAQSDEFIVAFHCPLPTQMTVTSKQDVHNATQSLLKTDYAYPIERKSLDGNQDHVFFKGKEYIEKVCQKHPNAGIHLTGQALAGAVCAYVATEQPAVKKAVTFDSPNIWSSLSPSIQQKAQQGQYTSMLTEYIQPSHYVGLLNRHDQGVGQVKYTVPPRQQDSVQESVNYKKREIDTFLKSAFASLNIEWNESFDTNAFLAIVSGEFKTNGYSFHPNGSARILDEQLDHNTSFTTMLLQEIHSGRAYTQSGLEIIIKSHLLKNSSYDLQSIIEHEVHTVFEKIDGIDESVKDAVHHVKQELKGLVGFGHYDLLSHRDVEALVEEVRMEQTHSSFYSHEKQLNALYTLRDYEQELSALSRHMYTMGEDYAKADRRLAVQMGIH
- the yyaC gene encoding spore protease YyaC encodes the protein MNSKNGLFFRNRVKEYVSHTDTNAIQQLKSILFSHLQKAGKRPVAIVCIGTDRSTGDSLGPLVGTKLSGLNLKKLHVYGTLSDPVHAVNLKEKLAEIEQAHKHPFIVAVDACLGRVKSVGSFQIGDGPLKPGAGVQKELPEVGNIHINGIVNVSGFMEYFVLQNTRLHLVMSMANTLSESLSHIDQMDWTREKSRSLFTPIQNITGRI
- a CDS encoding ParB/RepB/Spo0J family partition protein, with the translated sequence MAKGLGKGINALFNNVDSNEETVEEIKLKDLRPNPYQPRKTFDDDALSDLKKSIQQHGVLQPIIVRKSIKGYDIVAGERRFRAAQQAGLTTIPAIVREFSETLMREIALLENLQREDLSPLEEAEAYASLLEHLSVTQEELAKRLGKSRPHIANHLRLLTLPDDIQKLIANGTLSMGHGRTLLSLKNKKKLAPLVKKIVDEGLNVRQVEKLVQQLNENVPRETKKKEAPKDRVLKERESFLQNYFGTSVTIKKQKKKGKIEIEFLSNEDLERILELLSTRESSE
- the soj gene encoding sporulation initiation inhibitor protein Soj — its product is MGKIIAVTNQKGGVGKTTTSVNLGACLAYIGKRVLLVDIDPQGNATSGIGIEKADVEKCVYDILVDDADVLDVIKTTEVENLDVIPATIQLAGAEIELVPTISREVRLKRALDSVKQNYDYMIIDCPPSLGLLTINALTASDSVLIPVQCEYYALEGLSQLLNTVRLVQKHLNTDLAIEGVLLTMLDARTNLGIQVIEEVKKYFRDKVYQTVIPRNVRLSEAPSHGKPIILYDPRSRGADVYLDLAKEVDANG
- the noc gene encoding nucleoid occlusion protein; translation: MKHSLSRFFGLGDKEHPERETEIEAEIAEHDTLKEEIQELPVDTIMPNRFQPRTIFSEEKIQELATTIHTHGIIQPIVVRPTEEEGIYELIAGERRWRAVKTLQWEKIPAIIKDFTDTETASVALIENLQREELSAIEEAHAYARLLELHDLTQEALAQRLGKGQSTVANKLRLLKLPEEVQQAILEKKISERHARSLVPLKLPELQIALLQEIIEKQLNVKQTEERVVKMLEQKTDRKPKPKRKAFSRDTRIAMNTIRQSLHMVEDSGLKINTEEEEFEEYIQLTIRIPK
- the rsmG gene encoding 16S rRNA (guanine(527)-N(7))-methyltransferase RsmG, whose amino-acid sequence is MNIEQFTAALEEKGITLSPVQLEQFATYFRMLVEWNEKMNLTSITEKEEVYLKHFYDSISAAFFIDFHKVTTICDIGAGAGFPSIPLKICFPHLHVTIVDSLQKRITFLNELAKGLNLQDTTFYHDRAETFGQRKEKRESYDLVTARAVARLSVLSELCLPLVKKEGLFVALKASAADEEMQAGKKAVTVLGGEVVEKHSFVLPLEESERNIIVIEKKKQTPKKYPRKPGTPNKSPIEG